GATGAAGAAAAAAAAGTTGATTTCTAAATGGAGGATTAAAATTTATAGGAATAATATAAGGTTTTTTTTTATATAATTTATAAATTATTGGTTTTGAAGTAGAAACGCATGCTATATCATATCCACTTCCTGGAAAATCATTTCCTAATAACATATATGGATCTATTTTAGCCCATTTCGCTATGTTATGAATTAAAGTTGAACTACTTCCCAACCCCCAATTTCTAGGAAATTCTAGTTTTGTTTTTACATGTATTCCCAATGAACTATTAAGAAAACTTTTTTGAAGTTTTTTGGATTTTAATAATAGATATCTTAGATTTTTTGCTATTTTTTTTTCTGTTTCATAAAAAATTTCTAAAGAAGGAAGTTTGAAAATAACTTCAAACCAAGGTTTATTAATTTCGTCATAACTCTTCCAATGCAAAAAAGAAGAAAAATTCCGTTTTAATATAGTTAACGATTGTCCTTTTATTGTAGGTAAAGCTAAACCACAAGCTCCACATAAAATAAAATATTCTCCTGTTAACAAAAGTTTTCCATGACTATAAAAATGATTCTCATGTTGATGCATGATCACATGGTTTTATATTTTTTTTTCAAAATTTCTTAAAATTTTTCTAATTAAACCTTGCAAAATCTTTCCTGGACCTATTTCTGTAAATGAAATAGCTCCATGAGAAATCATGTTTTCTATAGATTGTTTCCATTTTACAGGAGAAGTCAATTGTTCTACAAGATTTTTTTTGATATCGTTAGATTTTATAACCGATTGAGCATTTACATTTTGATATATTGGACATTTAGAGTCTTTAAAAGAAATTTTTTTTAAAAATTTTTTTAATTTTTTTCTAGCTGGTTCCATAATGGGAGAATGAAAAGCTCCATGAACAGGAAGAATGAATATTCTTTTAGCACCTTTTTTTTCTAAAGAAGAACAAACTCTTTTAAGAGCTTTATATTCTCCGGAAATGACTAGTTGTTCAGGTCCATTATAATTAGACGGAACAATAATTCCACTATCATCTTTACAAATATCTTCTACAATAGAATCTTCCAGCCCAAATATTACAGCCATTCCTCCATGAATTGATTCACAAATTTCTTGCATAATCGAAGCTCTTTTATTGACTATTCTCAACCCATTTTCAAAAGAAAATACATCAACTGCAGCTAAAGCAGAAAATTCCCCAAGAGAATGCCCAGCGACCATATCAGGTTCAAAATTATTTGATATTTTTGCTTTTATAACTGAATATATATAAATTGCAATCTGTGTGTATTTTGTTTGTTTTAAAATATCCATAGATCCTTCAAACATTATAGATGTGATTCGAAACCCTAAAATTTCATCAGATAATTGGAATAATTCTCTAGCCAAATGAGAGTTTTTATATAAGTTTTTTCCCATTCCTATAAATTGAGATCCTTGACCAGGAAATAGATAAGCTTTCATAAGAATAAAAAATTTGTTTAAAATTAATAATTATATGAAAATTACTGATACGCATGCTCATCTTTATATGAAAGATTTTAATGAAGACATTGATTTTGTAATTCAAAAAGCTTTGATTCAAGGAATACACAGATTTTTTATTCCTTCTATAGATTCTTCCGATATTCCAAATATATTAAAATTAGAAAAAAAATATCCTAACATATGTTATGCGATGATAGGGCTTCATCCTAATAGAGTTTTTCCAGATAATTTAGAAAAAGAATTAAATAGTATTGAAAAATGGTTATGGAAACATTCTTTTATTTCTGTAGGAGAAATTGGAATGGATCTTTATTCAGAAAAAAAGTTTCTTTCAGAACAAGAATACGCTTTTCAGATTCAAATAAAATGGGCAAGAAAAAAAAAACTCCCCATAGTTCTACACTGTAGAAAAGCTTTTGATCATATTTTTAATATTTTATCAAAAGAATCTTCTATTAAAGGAATATTTCATTGTTTTTCTGGAACTTTAGATCAAGCAAAAAAAATTATTGATTTTGGAATGAAAATAGGAATTGGAGGGATGATCACTTTCAAAAACAATCATGTCAGTCAATTTTTGCATAAAATAAGTTTGGATCATCTAGTTCTAGAAACGGATTCCCCCTATCTTTCTCCACATCCTTTTAGAGGAAAAAGGAATGAACCAAAAAATTTAAGAATAATTTTAAAAAAACTTTCTCAAATTTATTCTACATCAGAAGAAAAAATAGCCGACATCATTCATATAAATGTAGAAAACTTATTTTTTTCATAATATTGATTCATATCATTTTTGATGGATTGACTAATTTTTCAAATTTTTCTTCAGTTAAATATCCTAATCGAATTGCTTCTTCTTTTAAAGTCTTATTATTTTCATAAGCAGATTTTGCTATTTCTGCTGATTTTTCGTATCCAATATGAGTATTCAATGCTGTGACTAACATCAAAGATTTATCCAAAAATTCTTTAATTCTTTGATTATTTGGTTTGATCCCTTTCACACAAAAAGAAGAAAAAGAAGTACAAGCATCTGCAAGAAGTTGGGAAGATTGTAAAAAATTATACACTATTAATGGTTTAGATACATTTAATTCGTAGTTTCCTGAAGACGCTGCCATGGAAATGGAGACATCGTTTCCTAAAACTTGTGTACAAACCATCATAATAGCTTCACATTGAGTAGGATTTATTTTTCCAGGCATGATAGAAGAACCAGGTTCATTTTCAGGAATGAAAATTTCTCCAATTCCTGAACGTGGTCCAGAAGCTAAAAAACGAATATCATTCGATATTTTTATTAAAGAAACGGCTATTTGTTTCAAAGCTCCGTGAGACTCTACCATAGCATTATGAGATGATAAAGCTTCAAATTTATTCTTTGCGATTTTAAAAGGAAAACCTGTATATCTACATATATATTCAGTCACTTTTGCATCATATCCTTTAGGGGCATTTAATCCAGTTCCCACAGCGGTTCCCCCTATAGCTAATTCAGAAAGATGATCTAAAGTTTTTTCAATAGAATCTAATCCATGATCCATTTGAGAGAAATAACCGGAAAATTCTTGCCCTAAAGTGATGGGGGTTGCATCCATCAGATGGGTTCTTCCTATTTTAATCACATTTTGAAATAATTTTGATTTTTTTTTTAAAGTTTCTTTTAATTTCTTAATAGAAGGAATAGTTTTTTCTATCAACTTTTTATAAGAAGCAATATGCATTGCTGTAGGAAAAGTATCATTAGATGATTGAGACATATTAACATCATCATTTGGGTGAATAAAAGATTTTCCTTGACCAAGGACCCCTCCTGTTAAAACGTGAGCTCTATTAGAAATCACTTCATTAATATTCATATTGGTATGAGTTCCAGATCCTGTTTGCCATATAACTAAAGGAAATTGATCATTTAATTTTTCTTCTATAATTTCATCACAAACTAAAGAGATAATATCTCTTTTTTTTTTAGACAAAAGACCAAATTTATAGTTTGCATGAGCAGCAGCTTTTTTTAAAAAACCAAAGGAATGAATAATTTCTATAGGCATAGAAGCTTCTGAACCTATTCTAAAATTTTTCCTTGATCTTTCTGTTTGCGCTCCCCAGTATTTATCTACAGGAACTTTCACCTCTCCCAAAGTATCTTTTTCTGTTCTATAAATCATAGTCCTATTTTTTTTTACTAAATTATAGAAAAAATTATAACTTTTTATTTATTAAAAAATGATGATAATTAAGTTTATAGGATTTTTACTTTTTTTGTTAGTAATTATATCTGGTTTTTGGTGTGTTTTTTTTCTATCTTTTTTTAGTATTTACTGGATTATCATAGGGATATTCATCAATTTGATTATGAATTTTATAAAAAGAAAAGAAAAAATATAAAATGTTAAAAAACAAATACTTATGGATAAGTTTTTGTTTTTTTATATGGATGTTTTTTTTTGATTCTAATTCTTTAATATTACATTATAAGTTTGAGAATAGTATCAAAGAAATGACATTAGATAGAGATTCTTTAAAAAAGAAAATTTTATCAGAAGAAAACCATTTAAAAAAATTGACTACAGATCCTAAATATCTAGAAAAATTAGCAAGAGAAAAATTTTATATGAAAAAAAAAGATGAAGATTTATTTTTGATATCCAGAAAAAATCAGATGGAACTGATAAAAATAACATAATAGTTAACGTCCCATATAAATAAGCAAAATACTTAAATCGGAAGGAGATACACCACTGATTCTTGATGCTTGCGCCAATGATACTGGACGATAATAATCTAATTTTTCTCTTGCTTCTAAGGAAAGAGATTGAATTTTTTTATAATCAAAATTATTTGGAATTTTTAGATTTTCTAATTTTAATAATTTTTTCGCATTTTCTTTTTCCCTATCTATATATCCTTTATATTTGATTTGAATACTAACTTGTTCTAATATTTCTTGATTAAAATCGTTTTTTTTAATTTCTTCCATTAGAAACGGAATGGATATAATGTCTTTTATATCAATCTCAGAACGAGATAAAATAGTTTCTATTTTTTTTTCATTATATATTCTAGGAGAATTTTTATCATCTAAAATGGGATTTATAACTTTCGGTTCAAAATTTCTTTTTTGAAATAGATCCATGCATTTTTCTATTTTGGATTTTTTTTTATCTAATATTTTCATTTTTTCTTCCGAAATTAAACCAATATTGTATCCCATAGGTGTTAATCTGACATCTGCATTATCTTGCCGTAATAACATTCTATATTCAGCTCTTGAAGTAAACATTCTATAAGGTTCTTCTGTCCCTTTTGTAATTAAATCATCTATTAAAACACCAATATAAGCTTGATTTCTTTTAAGAATAAACGGTTCTTCTCTACGAATTTTTAAATGAGCATTGATTCCTGCCATTAATCCTTGAGCAGCAGCTTCTTCATATCCAGTAGTTCCATTAATTTGTCCAGAAAAAAAAAGATTTTTTATAACCTTACTTTCCAAAGTGGGTTTCAATTGTTCGGGAGGAAAGTAATCGTATTCTATTGCATATCCAGGTCTTAATATTTTCACTTTTTCAAATCCAGAAATTTTTTTTAATGATTGATATTGTACTTCTTCTGAAAAAGAAGTGGAAAATCCATTTACATACACTTCTACAGTATTCCACCCTTCAGGTTCTACAAAAATAGGATGTTCTTCTTTATTAGAAAATCTAAAAATCTTTTCTTCTATAGAAGGACAGTATCTGGGGCTGATCCCTTGAATAGATCCTGTAAAAATTGGAGAAAAATTGAAATTTTTACGTATTAAATCATGTACTTTTTGATTTGTATAAGTTATATAACATTTTCGTTGTCTAGTTAATTTTTTTGTTTCATAAGAAAAAGAAAATTTTTTTGGATGAGAATCTCCATCTTGAGATTTCATTTTTTCATAATTTAAAGTACGTCCATCTACCCTTGGGGATGTTCCCGTTTTCATTCTCCCACATTTCAATCCAAAGTATTTGGTTAACTGTTCCGTGATTCCCTTAACTTCTTTTTCTGCTATTCTTCCTCCATCAATTTTTTTTTTCCCAATATGTATTTTTCCATTTAAAAAAGTACCATTTGTAAGTATAACTGATTTTCCTTTAATTTTTAATCCCAAAAAAGTTTTTACACCTTTCACTTGATCTTTTTCTATAATTAAAGAAGTCACTGTATCTTGATATAGATCTAATTGAACATTTTTTTCTAAAAAAAATCTCCAATAATAGGAGTATAATTTTCTATCGCATTGAGCTCTAGGGCTCCACATTGCTGGTCCTTTGGACTTATTTAGCATTCTAAATTGAATCATGCTATAATCAGCAATGATTCCAGAATATCCCCCTAAAGCATCTATTTCTCTAATCATTTGTCCTTTGGCTATGCCTCCTACAGCTGGATTACATGACATTTCACCTATAGTTTGTAAATTTGTAGTAATAAGCAAAGTTTTTGACCCCATATTAGAAGATGCGGATGCGGCTTCTGCTCCAGAATGGCCTCCACCAACCACTATAATATCATATATATCTAAAAACATGATTATTTTTTCAATAAATTTAAATAAAACTCTTCTTTTTTTTTCATTATCTTTTTATCCATTTTTTTTTGATCATCATATCCTAAAAGATGTAATACAGCATGTATCATCACACGTTTCAATTCAACCAGGAAAGATTGATTCCATTGTTTAGAATTCTCTAAAACACGGTCTACACTAATGAATATATCTCCAGATATCCATTTATCGATAGAATAATTAAATGAAAGTACATCTGTATAAAAATTTTTTTGCAAATATTTTTTATTCATGTCTAAAAGAAAATTATCATTACAAAAAACATAATTTATATTGCCAATATACATACCTTCATTATTTAACAAAATACAAATTTCTTTAATAAAAAAAGATTTTTCTTGAATCTGAAAATAAGGAATCTCATAAAATAATCTAATCATTATTTCTTATTTTAATAAGATAATTAAGAATAATTTTTACATATTTTGACAAGAATCAAAAAAATAATTCCAAACGTTTTTACTTTATTGAACTTATTTTGTGGGTGCATATCCATAATTTTTTTACAATCAAAAAATTATGAAGGTTCTGCTTTTGCTACTTTCTTCTCAATAATTTTTGATTTATTAGATGGTTTTGTGTCTAGACTGATAAAAAACGAAAATCAATTCGGAAAAGAATTAGATTCTCTCGCTGATATGGTTTCTTTTGGAATAGTTCCATCCATAATAGTTTTTCTTTTATTGAAAACAATGAAAAAAAAAATACCATTTATTGAATGGTTTTCTTTTTTTATTTCCATTTTTTCCGCATGTCGTTTAGCTAAATTTAATATGAATCCTTATAATAATTATAGAGGATTGACAACCCCTATCAATACTTTATTTTTTTCTTCTTTATCTATTGTAACGAATTCTTCTACAGTCCCTCTTTTCATAAAAAATTTTATAATGTCTCCTATCATAATATTTTTTCTGATATTATTTTCTTGTTATTTTTTGGTCTCTAAAATACCAATGATTTCGTTTAATTTTCAAGGGTTATCTTGGAAAAAGAATAAAATACGTTATTTTTTCTTATTGATTAGTACATTTCTTTTATTAACTTTACATGTCGTAGCTTTACCATGCATTATTATTTTTTACATAACAATTTCAACCTATTTTCATAGATTGAAAAATTCATAATAAATATCTTACATATGAAATTAAAACTTCATCGTCCCATTTGTTTCTTTGATATAGAAGCAACAGGAATCAATATCGGAAAAGATAGAATTATAGAAATATCCATATTAAAAATATTTCCTAATGGAAATCAAGAAAATAAAACTTGGTTAGTTGACCCTGGTATTCCTATACCTCCGCAATCAACAGCTATTCATGGAATTAAAGATGAAGATGTCGCAGGAAAACTTAGATTTAAAGATGTGTCCGTTCTCATTTTTAAAATGATTGAAAATACAGATCTAGCAGGATATAATTCTAATAGATTTGATATTCCAATTTTAGCAGAAGAAATGCTTCGTTCAGGAATATCTTTTGATATAAAAAAATACAAAACTATAGACGTACAAGTTATATTTCATAAAATGGAACCTAGGACTCTTTCTGCTGCTTATAAATATTATTGCAGTAAAAATCTCATGAAAGCTCATAGTTCAAAAGCAGATGCATTTGCTACATATGAAATATTACTAGCACAATTGGAAAAATATGAAAATTTGAAAAAAGATGTTAAAAGTCTAAATCAATTTTCTCATCAAAAAAATATAGCAGATCTTGCTGGATTTATCAAAATAGATGAAGAAGGAAACGAAATATTTAATTTTGGAAAATATAAAGGAGAAAAAGTTTTTGAAATCTTTGAAAAAGACCCCAATTATTATGGATGGATACAAAATTCAGATTTTCCCTTATACACAAAAAAAATATTAACAGGAGTTAAATTAAGGAGATTCAATAAATCTTAAAAAACCATCATCTAACAAGATCTTCTAATCTTTTTGAGATAAAAGCAGTGAGATTTTTCCCTTGAAGCAAATTTTTGGATAAAAGAGTTAAATTCAAAGCTTCTTGAATCATTTCTTTTCTTTTATCTTCATATGTTTCTTGTAATATTTTTTTCATCAAAATATGATTTGTATTTACTATCAATTGATAATATTCTTTTTGATCTTTTTCTTTTACAATTTCCCTTCCTATAGAATTCATTTCTTTGATTCTTCTTAAAAACTCTGGAACGATAATTAAAAAAGGAGAATCTTTTTTGGATAAATTTTCTAATTGTATAGAAAATTTATATTCATCCACTAAATGATTACTAATAAAACTTATCAAATCTTGTTTTTCTTTTTCAGAAAGTTCTGAGTCATATTTTTTTTCTTTATCAATTAATTTTTCAATATGATCTGAGTCTACTCTAACAAAAGAAATTTCCTTGTCATAAAATTCCAACTTTTGCATTAAATGAACTGAAAGTGGACTATCCAAAATTAAAACTTCATAATTCCTATTTTTTGCTTCTTTAATGTAACTATGTTGTTCTTCTTTATCTGAAGAATAAAGAAAAACAATTTTTCCTTCTTTATTTTTTTGGGTTGGACTTATTTTTTCTTTAAACTCTTCTAAAGTAAAATAAATGTTATTGACAGTAGAAAAAATTAAAAATTTAATAGCTTTATCAAAAAAGTTTTGTGTACTAATCATTCCGTATTCCACTATAATTTTTATATCTTCCCATTTTTTTTGAAAATCTTCTCTATTTATTGTAAATAGAGAATTTAACTTATCAGAAACTTTTCTTGTTATGTATCTAGATATGTTTTTTACAGATGTATCGGATTGTAAATGAGAACGTGATACATTAAGTGGAATATCTGGAGAATCTATAACTCCTTTTAATAAGCTCAGAAAATCTGGAACAATTCCTTCTAAATTATCCGTGATATAAACCTGATTTTGATACAAATGAATTTTGTCTTTCTGTATGTCAATTCTTCTTTCTATTTTAGGAAAAAATAAAATTCCTGTCAGATGAAAAGGATGATCTATATTTAAATGCACCCAAAATAAAGGATCTTCTAACTGATTAGGATATAATTCATGATAAAAATCTAAATAATTTTTATCAATCAATTGAAGTGGATTTTTATTCCAAGTAGGATGAATATTATTGACAATAGTTTCTTTATCGTTATCTTCTTTGGAAGATAAATGGATTTCTACAGGAAGAAATTTGCAATATTTTTGTAGTAATTTTAAAATACGATTATATTCTAAAAATTCCTTACTATCTTCATTAAGAAATAAAACGATTTCTGTTCCTCTATCTCTTTTTTCAATTTCTTTCATAATAAAATTAGGAGATCCTTCGCAGGACCAAAATATAGATGAAGCTTCTTTTTGATAAGATTGAGTAAAAATCATGACTTTATTAGATACCATAAAAGAAGAATAAAAACCCAAGCCAAAATGACCAATAATATGACTATCTTTTGTAGATGTATTATATTTCTTAATAAATTCTTCTGCTCCAGAAAAAGCTATTTGATTAATATATTTTTTTACTTCTTCTTTGGTCATTCCAATTCCATTATCTATTACATGAATAGTTTTATTTTTTTGATTTATTAGAACACGAATTTTCAAATCATCTTCAATATCATCCAAATTTTCCAATTTAGCTATAGTTTTCAATTTAATAATAGCATCTGTTGCATTAGAAACAAGTTCACGCAAAAAAACTTCTTGATCAGAATAAAGAAATCTTTTAATGATAGGGAAAATATTATTTGAAGTAACACTAATTTTATTATCCTCCATAAAACTAAATTATTGAAAAAAGAAAAATAAAACAAAGATCATACCATAATAAATTAAGAAGACAAAATGTCATTTTTCATTATTTTTATCTTCAAAAAAACAATCTATAAATTTTTTTCCATCAAATTTTTTCAAATCTTGTATTTTTTCACCTGTTCCTAGATATTGTATGGGAATTTTGAATTGATCCATAATTCCTATTACTACACCCCCCTTAGCTGTCCCTTCTATTTTTGTCAATATAATAGAAGAAATTTTAACAAAATAAGTAAACTTTTTGACCTGTTCAAAAGCGTTTTGACCTGTGCTGGCGTCTAAAACAAGCATAATTTCATGAGGTGATTCAGGTATAATTTTTTTCATGACTCTACTTATTTTAGATAGCTCTTCCATCAAACCAATACGATTTTGTAATCTACCAGCTGTATCAATTAAAACCACATCTTTTTTTCTGGATTTAGCAGATTGTAAGGTATCATATGCGACAGATGCTGGATCTGCATGCATATGTTGTTTTATTAAAGGAACTTGAGCTTTATTTGCCCATATTTCAAGTTGATCAATGGCTGCTGCCCTAAATGTATCAGAAGCTCCTATAATTAAATCAAAACCTTTTTTTTTTAAAAAAAAAGCTAATTTTCCAATTGTAGTTGTTTTTCCTACTCCATTGACTCCGACCATCATAATTACATATGGTTTTTTATGATATTTTATTTTTTTTTCTAAACATTCATTTTTAATATCTATAAAAATATTTTCTATCTCTTTTTTAAGAAGATCATATAGGTCTTGTATATTACTATATTTTTCTTTTTGAATTCTTTTTTCTAAATTATTGATGATTTTTATAGTAGTTTTTGTCCCTATGTCTGCAGACAATAAGAGATCTTCCATCTGATCGATTACATTTATTTCTATTTTTGATTTTCTCAAAAAAAGATTTTTTATTTTATAAAAAAAGGATTCTCTAGTTTTTTTCAATTCATGATGAAATATCTTTTCTGATTCCTTTTCCTTTTTTAGAAAAAACATTATAAATAACTACTTTTTTATAAAAAAAATCTTGACTTCCTCATCAGAGATAATTTTATTTTCAAAGGTATAAAAACCAGATTTTTTAGATTTAACTATTTTTATCGCCAAAGTCATTTTTTTTGATAATTTTTTTTTATTATTTTTCACCATCTTTTTAGACATATTATTTTTTTTATTTTATTTCTTTATGAATTGTATATTTTCTTAAAAATGGATTATATTTTTTTAATTCAATTCTATTCGGAGTATTTTTTTTGTTTTTTGTTGTAACATATCTAGAACAACCAGGTATTCCACTTTTTTTTTGTTCAACACATTCTAATATGACTTGTATTCTATTTCCTTTTTTAGCCATTTTTATTAATCTTTATGTTTTTTTTGTAACGTTTTAGTGCGTTTTCAATCCCTATTTTATTAATAAGTTTGACTCCATAAGCACAAATTTTTAAAGTAATCCATTTTTTTTCTTTTGTTAAAAAAAAACGTTTTTTACATAAGTTAATATTAAAACGACGTTTTTTTTTATTATTTGCATGAGAAACTCTATTTCCTATCATTGCTTTTTTTCCTGTCAATTCACAAACTTTTGACATAATAGTTTTTTTTGCTAAATTTAATTGAATTGCTAATTTAGCATAAAAAAAGAAAGACGCTTCATGTCAGGACATAGTAAGTGGACAAATATACAACATAGAAAATCTAATCAAGATTTCAGGAAATCTAGAAAATTTTCCAAAATCATAAAAGAAATAACTATCGCTGTTAAAGAATCAGGAACTAACAATTTTCGTTTCAGAAACGCGATTATGAATGCAAAATCAGTTAATGTCCCTAAAAGCACTATAGAAAAAGCCATAAAAAAAGCCTTACAAATAAAAACAGACAATTACAAAAATTTAAATTTAGAAGGAAATATTCATGGAGTAAGTTTAATTATAGAATGTATGACAAATAATAGTATTCGTACAATTTCTAATATCAGAATATTTTTGAAGAAAAATGGAGGAAGACTATGTCATAATGGAGAGTTAACTCATTTATTTCATAGAATAGGTGTATTTTATATAAAAGAAAAAGATATTCATTATTCAATGGAAGATTTTGAATTAATGACAATAGATTTTGGAGCTAAAGATTTTTTACAAAAAAACGATATGGTTTCTATATACACAGATTTTGAATACTTTGGATCTATGAAAAACCATTTAGAAAAATTAGAAATATTCCATGAATATCAAGTAATACGTGTTCCTAAACAAATAATGAAATGGATTTCAAAAGAAAAGAAAGAAAAAATTTTGAATTTAATTGAAAAACTTGAAAAAAATGAAGATGTAGAAAACACTTACTCTAATTTAGAAATTAAATAAAATCAAGTAGGACGACCTATCGCATTGAAAAAATGAGGAAAGTCCGGACACCATAGAGCAACACAGTGGGTAACACCCATCCATCGTGAGATGAGGAATAGTGCAACAGAAAGAAAGTACAGATGAATTGCTGTAGTGAAATCATGTAAACTCTGTGTGGTGAAATGCCATGTACACCGGAAGACTGGCTCGGTTGATATCCCGGGGGGTAGGCAGATAGAGATCATGGGTAACCTAAATCCTAGATAAATGATAGGTATTATACAGAATCCGGCTTATAGTCCTACTTATTTTTTTTGGAGAGATGGCCGAGAGGATTAAGGCGCACGTCTGGAAAGCGTGTTCACAAAAAAGTGTCAAGGGTTCGAATCCCTTTCTCTCCGCTTTAACAACTTTCTATGTCTTTCAATTTTTTTTCAATTAAATTAGTTCTAACTCCCAATAATTTATCTATATCTTTTGAAGCGCCTTGTAATTTATCTTGAGCTTGATGAAGCAATAATCCAAATTTTTTGAATTCTTGTTTTACTGTTTCCAAAATTTTCCATACTTCAGAACTTCTTTTTTGAATAGCTAAAGTTCTGAACCCTATCTGTAAACTGTTTAATACAGCTGCTAATGTGGACGGACCTGTGATTACGGTTTTGTATTTTCTTAATAATTCTTCTAATAAACTAGAATTTCTTGCTATTTCAGCATAGATCCCTTCAAATGGCAAGAAAAGAATAGCAAAATCAGTAGTATGTGGAGGATCTATATACTTATTTTGAATATCTTTGGACATTTTCTTAAGTACAGATTCCATATTTTTCACAGCTATTTCTATATTTTTTTTTTCTCCTTGACGATAAGCATTTTGTACTTTTTCATAAGTTTCTTTTGGAAATTTTACATCAATAGGTAACCATATAATATTTCCGTCTCCAAGTCCTGGAAGTTTGATTGCAAATTCTACAACAAAATTTGTACTAGATTTGGTAATAACATTAGAAGCATATTGTTCTGGAGACAAAATTTGTTGCAAAAGCATTGAAAGTTGCATCTCGCTAAAACTGCCACATATTTTTATATGATTTAAGGTTCTTTTTAAAGAACTTACATCTTTTGCTAAAATTTTCATTTCCCCTAATCCTTCTTGTAAAAACAATAATTGATTTCCAATAATTTCGAATGATTTTCCAAGATGAATATTCA
This genomic window from Blattabacterium cuenoti contains:
- a CDS encoding CDP-alcohol phosphatidyltransferase family protein, which encodes MTRIKKIIPNVFTLLNLFCGCISIIFLQSKNYEGSAFATFFSIIFDLLDGFVSRLIKNENQFGKELDSLADMVSFGIVPSIIVFLLLKTMKKKIPFIEWFSFFISIFSACRLAKFNMNPYNNYRGLTTPINTLFFSSLSIVTNSSTVPLFIKNFIMSPIIIFFLILFSCYFLVSKIPMISFNFQGLSWKKNKIRYFFLLISTFLLLTLHVVALPCIIIFYITISTYFHRLKNS
- a CDS encoding 3'-5' exonuclease, coding for MKLKLHRPICFFDIEATGINIGKDRIIEISILKIFPNGNQENKTWLVDPGIPIPPQSTAIHGIKDEDVAGKLRFKDVSVLIFKMIENTDLAGYNSNRFDIPILAEEMLRSGISFDIKKYKTIDVQVIFHKMEPRTLSAAYKYYCSKNLMKAHSSKADAFATYEILLAQLEKYENLKKDVKSLNQFSHQKNIADLAGFIKIDEEGNEIFNFGKYKGEKVFEIFEKDPNYYGWIQNSDFPLYTKKILTGVKLRRFNKS
- the htpG gene encoding molecular chaperone HtpG is translated as MEDNKISVTSNNIFPIIKRFLYSDQEVFLRELVSNATDAIIKLKTIAKLENLDDIEDDLKIRVLINQKNKTIHVIDNGIGMTKEEVKKYINQIAFSGAEEFIKKYNTSTKDSHIIGHFGLGFYSSFMVSNKVMIFTQSYQKEASSIFWSCEGSPNFIMKEIEKRDRGTEIVLFLNEDSKEFLEYNRILKLLQKYCKFLPVEIHLSSKEDNDKETIVNNIHPTWNKNPLQLIDKNYLDFYHELYPNQLEDPLFWVHLNIDHPFHLTGILFFPKIERRIDIQKDKIHLYQNQVYITDNLEGIVPDFLSLLKGVIDSPDIPLNVSRSHLQSDTSVKNISRYITRKVSDKLNSLFTINREDFQKKWEDIKIIVEYGMISTQNFFDKAIKFLIFSTVNNIYFTLEEFKEKISPTQKNKEGKIVFLYSSDKEEQHSYIKEAKNRNYEVLILDSPLSVHLMQKLEFYDKEISFVRVDSDHIEKLIDKEKKYDSELSEKEKQDLISFISNHLVDEYKFSIQLENLSKKDSPFLIIVPEFLRRIKEMNSIGREIVKEKDQKEYYQLIVNTNHILMKKILQETYEDKRKEMIQEALNLTLLSKNLLQGKNLTAFISKRLEDLVR
- the ftsY gene encoding signal recognition particle-docking protein FtsY, coding for MFFLKKEKESEKIFHHELKKTRESFFYKIKNLFLRKSKIEINVIDQMEDLLLSADIGTKTTIKIINNLEKRIQKEKYSNIQDLYDLLKKEIENIFIDIKNECLEKKIKYHKKPYVIMMVGVNGVGKTTTIGKLAFFLKKKGFDLIIGASDTFRAAAIDQLEIWANKAQVPLIKQHMHADPASVAYDTLQSAKSRKKDVVLIDTAGRLQNRIGLMEELSKISRVMKKIIPESPHEIMLVLDASTGQNAFEQVKKFTYFVKISSIILTKIEGTAKGGVVIGIMDQFKIPIQYLGTGEKIQDLKKFDGKKFIDCFFEDKNNEK
- a CDS encoding DUF4295 family protein, which produces MSKKMVKNNKKKLSKKMTLAIKIVKSKKSGFYTFENKIISDEEVKIFFIKK
- the rpmG gene encoding 50S ribosomal protein L33, with protein sequence MAKKGNRIQVILECVEQKKSGIPGCSRYVTTKNKKNTPNRIELKKYNPFLRKYTIHKEIK
- the rpmB gene encoding 50S ribosomal protein L28, with protein sequence MSKVCELTGKKAMIGNRVSHANNKKKRRFNINLCKKRFFLTKEKKWITLKICAYGVKLINKIGIENALKRYKKNIKINKNG
- a CDS encoding YebC/PmpR family DNA-binding transcriptional regulator; amino-acid sequence: MSGHSKWTNIQHRKSNQDFRKSRKFSKIIKEITIAVKESGTNNFRFRNAIMNAKSVNVPKSTIEKAIKKALQIKTDNYKNLNLEGNIHGVSLIIECMTNNSIRTISNIRIFLKKNGGRLCHNGELTHLFHRIGVFYIKEKDIHYSMEDFELMTIDFGAKDFLQKNDMVSIYTDFEYFGSMKNHLEKLEIFHEYQVIRVPKQIMKWISKEKKEKILNLIEKLEKNEDVENTYSNLEIK